The following proteins come from a genomic window of Mucinivorans hirudinis:
- a CDS encoding Cobyric acid synthase: MITKKLRPIMFVGTGSDVGKSVINAAFCRIFKQDGYNPAPFKAQNMSLNSYPTKDGLEIGRAQAAQAGACGIECSVDMNPILLKPNNNITAQLVLNGRAVANKSAAEYFDKSTHGNLFKYATEAFDRLNSLHNPIVMEGAGSISEVNLWDRDIVNMRMALYADAAVYLIADIDRGGVFGSLYGTIMLLPPEQRNSIKGIIINKFRGDINLFEQGRKMVEELTGIPLVAVVPYLDDIFIEQEDSLSHQRHTSENNQRRVVVAVVLLKHLSNFTDFNMLERHPAVQLIYACTAADLADADIVIIPGSKNTISDMGYLRRSGLAKAILEHHAQGKPLYGICGGFQMMGEMIYDPHHIEGETEAMPALSILPISTTLLPEKTTRQCTFHTTEFDASGNGYEIHVGVTASHRPFAILDNGQKDGFYLNAKCWGTYIHGVFDNPSVVASILNQISADVPCAPDYETIKEQGYDRLADWVRQCTDMEYIYRTMKYD, encoded by the coding sequence ATGATTACCAAAAAGCTCAGACCCATTATGTTCGTGGGCACGGGTTCGGATGTGGGGAAGTCGGTCATTAATGCCGCTTTCTGTCGCATCTTCAAGCAGGACGGATATAATCCCGCCCCATTCAAGGCGCAAAATATGTCCCTAAACAGCTACCCCACCAAGGATGGATTGGAGATAGGAAGGGCACAAGCAGCACAAGCCGGGGCGTGTGGCATAGAGTGCTCCGTGGATATGAACCCCATCCTACTCAAACCCAACAACAACATCACGGCTCAACTCGTTCTCAACGGCAGGGCGGTAGCCAACAAAAGTGCTGCCGAATATTTCGACAAGTCCACCCACGGAAACCTATTCAAATATGCAACCGAGGCTTTCGACCGACTCAACTCTCTGCACAACCCAATAGTTATGGAGGGTGCAGGCAGCATCTCGGAGGTGAACCTCTGGGACAGAGACATTGTCAATATGAGAATGGCACTCTATGCCGATGCCGCTGTCTACCTTATCGCCGACATAGACCGTGGCGGTGTCTTCGGAAGCCTCTACGGCACAATAATGCTGCTGCCACCGGAACAGAGAAATAGCATAAAAGGTATTATTATCAACAAGTTCCGCGGAGATATTAATCTATTTGAGCAGGGGCGCAAGATGGTGGAGGAACTCACGGGCATCCCCCTTGTGGCGGTAGTGCCCTACTTGGATGATATATTCATCGAGCAGGAAGACTCCCTCTCTCACCAAAGACACACGAGCGAAAACAACCAAAGGCGAGTAGTGGTAGCCGTGGTTCTACTCAAACACCTATCCAATTTCACCGATTTCAATATGCTCGAACGCCACCCGGCCGTGCAGTTGATATATGCCTGCACGGCTGCGGATTTGGCGGATGCTGACATCGTGATTATCCCCGGCTCTAAAAACACGATTTCCGATATGGGTTACCTGCGCCGGAGCGGCTTGGCAAAAGCCATATTGGAGCACCACGCCCAGGGTAAACCCCTATACGGCATCTGCGGCGGCTTTCAGATGATGGGCGAGATGATATACGACCCACACCATATCGAAGGAGAGACAGAGGCTATGCCGGCTCTCTCCATCCTACCAATCTCCACCACCCTACTCCCCGAAAAGACCACTCGTCAATGCACCTTCCACACCACAGAGTTCGATGCCTCGGGCAACGGTTATGAGATTCACGTGGGCGTGACAGCATCACACAGACCATTTGCCATCCTAGACAACGGACAAAAGGATGGTTTCTATCTCAATGCCAAATGTTGGGGAACATACATACACGGAGTATTTGACAACCCCTCGGTGGTGGCAAGCATACTCAATCAAATAAGCGCCGATGTGCCGTGCGCGCCCGACTACGAAACAATAAAAGAGCAGGGCTACGACCGTCTGGCGGACTGGGTCAGACAGTGCACCGATATGGAATATATTTATAGGACGATGAAGTATGATTGA
- a CDS encoding Outer membrane assembly lipoprotein YfiO: protein MKFTRIILSLALLIIFTSCGSYQKLLKSDNSQKKYEEAVKYFYNKEYTRAVTLFGSVAGEYMGSMREDTITFYTSKALYNMRDFEQASEMMNSFRYKFSRSPFTEEAEYIYAMCFYNESGTYERDQSASHRAIQAFTEYLNRYPESIKKDDIYAIIDELQERIYLKHFNNAALYYKLGKYNSAITAMRSVMKNYPEIPQREEIMFLICKSWFEYAEKSIESRQLDRYLKMMDAYYSYKSDYPNNVKRLKDLDDMFEKAKSFTDENGFASRTIEKTKINIQERYNRIAELKDKRFYAATKEERKKITEEIKFEQESIKKDRAAIRENKREIKLQTKQKSNLEKIGEVSGGE, encoded by the coding sequence ATGAAGTTTACACGAATAATATTATCACTTGCGTTGCTGATAATATTCACCTCCTGCGGTTCTTATCAGAAATTGCTCAAGAGCGACAACTCGCAAAAGAAATATGAAGAGGCTGTCAAGTACTTCTATAACAAGGAGTATACTAGGGCTGTTACGCTCTTTGGCTCAGTTGCGGGCGAATATATGGGCTCAATGCGTGAGGATACCATCACCTTCTATACGTCGAAGGCGCTTTACAATATGCGCGATTTTGAGCAAGCATCTGAGATGATGAACTCGTTCCGCTACAAGTTTTCGCGTTCGCCCTTCACGGAGGAGGCTGAGTATATTTACGCGATGTGTTTCTACAACGAGTCGGGCACTTACGAACGAGACCAATCCGCGTCCCATCGTGCCATTCAGGCATTTACCGAGTATTTGAACCGCTATCCCGAGAGCATCAAGAAGGACGATATTTATGCCATAATAGATGAGTTGCAGGAGCGTATCTACCTCAAACACTTCAATAATGCAGCCCTCTACTACAAATTGGGTAAATATAATTCTGCGATTACAGCAATGAGGTCTGTTATGAAGAATTATCCTGAAATTCCTCAGCGAGAGGAAATTATGTTTCTAATCTGTAAATCGTGGTTCGAGTATGCGGAGAAAAGTATAGAGAGCCGTCAGCTGGACCGTTATCTCAAAATGATGGATGCCTACTATAGTTATAAGAGTGACTATCCGAATAATGTAAAGAGGCTCAAAGATTTGGATGATATGTTTGAAAAGGCTAAATCCTTTACAGACGAAAACGGCTTCGCTAGCCGCACTATCGAGAAGACAAAAATCAATATACAGGAACGCTACAACAGAATTGCTGAACTCAAAGATAAGCGTTTCTATGCCGCGACAAAAGAGGAACGTAAAAAGATAACCGAGGAGATAAAATTTGAACAAGAGTCCATCAAAAAAGACCGTGCAGCAATTCGCGAAAATAAGAGAGAGATAAAGCTCCAAACGAAACAAAAATCCAATTTGGAGAAAATTGGAGAGGTTAGCGGCGGCGAGTAG
- a CDS encoding Phosphopantothenoylcysteine decarboxylase yields MIGITGSIAAYKAAMLVRLLVSEGAQVRVLMSEAAKDFITPLTMATLSRNPVFIEGFDPSNGSWNSHISLGEWADYYLIAPATANTIAKMRGGIADNLLLCTYLSVRCPVAIAPAMDLDMYAHSTTQQNIEYLRGIGVRVIEPEAGFLASGLVGKGRMSEPEQIVEFVVDALSANRLLDGKKVLITAGATVEQIDPVRFISNHSTGKMGYALADAFAEVGAQVVLVSGAASAKLRCEGVEKISVLSAEQMYDAVSQRFDEADITLFCAAVADYTPSEMAENKIKHEGHEELVLNLRATKDIAAHMGARKQPGQLTVCFALETENELENARRKMCKKNADFVVLNSLRDSGAGFGTDTNKVTVISRELEEQLPLMSKDEVAARIVELVAREVVSRSL; encoded by the coding sequence TTGATAGGTATCACGGGAAGCATAGCGGCATATAAGGCTGCTATGCTTGTTCGCTTATTGGTGAGTGAGGGTGCGCAGGTGAGGGTGTTGATGAGTGAGGCGGCAAAGGATTTTATCACGCCCCTGACAATGGCAACCCTAAGTAGAAATCCTGTTTTTATTGAAGGTTTCGACCCTAGCAACGGTTCGTGGAACTCTCATATTTCCCTTGGGGAATGGGCTGATTATTACCTGATTGCCCCTGCTACAGCCAACACTATAGCCAAGATGAGAGGCGGCATTGCCGACAATCTTCTTCTATGCACCTACCTTTCGGTGCGTTGCCCGGTGGCGATTGCTCCGGCAATGGATTTGGATATGTATGCGCACAGTACCACGCAACAGAATATTGAATATTTGAGAGGCATAGGTGTGAGGGTTATTGAGCCGGAGGCGGGTTTTTTGGCGAGCGGTCTTGTCGGTAAGGGGCGGATGAGTGAGCCGGAGCAGATTGTGGAGTTTGTGGTTGATGCTCTTTCCGCCAACAGACTGTTAGATGGGAAAAAGGTTCTGATTACGGCTGGTGCTACGGTTGAGCAGATTGACCCTGTACGCTTTATCTCGAACCACTCCACCGGAAAGATGGGCTATGCACTAGCTGATGCTTTTGCTGAAGTTGGAGCGCAGGTGGTCTTGGTGAGTGGGGCGGCGAGTGCGAAGCTGCGTTGTGAGGGTGTTGAGAAAATTTCGGTGCTGAGTGCAGAGCAGATGTATGATGCTGTCTCGCAGAGATTTGATGAAGCGGACATAACGCTATTTTGCGCTGCAGTGGCAGATTATACCCCCTCTGAGATGGCGGAAAATAAGATAAAACACGAAGGACACGAGGAGTTGGTTCTAAACCTCAGAGCCACCAAAGATATCGCGGCACATATGGGGGCGCGCAAGCAACCGGGGCAACTGACAGTATGTTTTGCACTCGAGACAGAGAATGAGCTGGAGAATGCCAGACGCAAGATGTGCAAGAAAAATGCGGATTTTGTTGTGCTCAATTCGCTGAGAGACAGCGGAGCAGGCTTTGGAACGGATACGAATAAGGTTACGGTGATTTCGCGGGAGCTTGAGGAGCAGTTGCCGCTGATGAGTAAGGATGAGGTTGCAGCAAGGATTGTGGAGCTGGTGGCGAGGGAGGTTGTTAGTCGTTCCCTGTGA
- a CDS encoding DNA polymerase III delta subunit: protein MAKQSFKEVSSEAGAIMTALRSGNISPVYLLMGEDSYYIDLISSYIAGNVLTPDEREFNQVVLYGKDTTAAEAISQARRYPIMAARSVVIVREAQFMTDFELFSHYFPNPTPTTVLVICYKGKSIDKRSSLYKSAAKIAKVLDTVAPRDYEISGWIVELLRGKGVAIEPKAVQMVADHIGADLAKIANEMDKLLTLLPIGTQTITANHIEDNIGISKDYNNFELTKALSMRDFRKALVIADYFAANPKDNPIQVTLSLLFTHFQRIVTYNIYKWDCGKRGVPTGSEYDIAKMLKLQSAFFVGEYITAAGNYPGGKASAIISLIREWDMKSKGMNAGSSDDDLLKELILRISAV, encoded by the coding sequence ATGGCAAAGCAGAGTTTTAAGGAGGTATCAAGCGAGGCGGGAGCGATTATGACTGCCCTGAGGAGTGGAAATATCTCGCCTGTCTATCTGCTTATGGGGGAGGATAGTTACTACATAGACCTTATCTCCTCTTACATTGCCGGCAATGTGCTTACACCTGATGAACGCGAGTTCAATCAGGTTGTTTTGTATGGTAAGGACACAACGGCGGCAGAGGCTATCTCCCAAGCGCGCCGCTATCCCATTATGGCTGCTCGCTCGGTTGTGATTGTACGCGAAGCTCAATTTATGACCGATTTCGAGCTCTTTTCGCACTATTTTCCCAACCCCACGCCTACGACCGTTTTGGTGATTTGTTACAAGGGCAAAAGCATTGACAAGAGGTCATCGCTATATAAATCAGCTGCCAAAATTGCCAAGGTATTGGATACGGTTGCTCCGCGAGATTATGAAATTTCGGGGTGGATTGTGGAATTGCTGCGAGGAAAGGGGGTGGCAATCGAACCAAAGGCGGTGCAGATGGTGGCAGACCATATCGGAGCAGACTTGGCGAAGATTGCAAACGAAATGGACAAGCTCCTAACGCTGCTACCCATCGGCACTCAAACCATTACAGCAAACCATATCGAAGATAATATCGGCATCAGCAAAGATTATAATAACTTTGAACTTACTAAGGCTCTATCTATGAGAGATTTCCGCAAGGCGCTGGTTATTGCCGACTACTTCGCAGCCAACCCGAAGGATAATCCTATTCAGGTGACTCTATCATTGTTGTTCACTCATTTTCAGCGGATTGTAACATACAATATTTATAAGTGGGATTGCGGCAAACGTGGTGTGCCAACGGGCTCAGAGTACGATATTGCGAAGATGCTGAAGTTGCAGAGTGCATTTTTCGTGGGCGAGTATATCACGGCGGCTGGGAACTACCCCGGCGGCAAGGCTTCGGCAATAATTTCCCTAATCCGCGAATGGGATATGAAGAGCAAGGGAATGAACGCAGGTTCTTCCGATGATGATTTACTCAAAGAGCTGATACTCAGAATTAGTGCGGTATAG
- a CDS encoding putative protein-export membrane protein yields MYILFIVLILIASFLIILAVLAQNPKSGMAANFGASNAVMGVRQTADFLEKFTWGLAVAIVVLSLCATMTMPAEDVARSNDELLKEIQNTQQQSSGVTPFEMPATTIEQDSTK; encoded by the coding sequence ATGTATATTTTATTCATTGTACTTATTCTGATTGCAAGTTTTCTAATCATTCTTGCAGTGTTGGCACAGAACCCCAAGAGCGGTATGGCTGCCAACTTCGGTGCATCTAACGCTGTAATGGGCGTGCGCCAAACTGCCGACTTCCTCGAAAAATTTACGTGGGGTTTAGCAGTCGCCATTGTCGTTCTAAGCCTTTGCGCTACAATGACTATGCCTGCTGAGGATGTTGCCAGAAGTAACGACGAACTTTTGAAAGAGATTCAAAACACTCAACAGCAGTCGAGTGGGGTTACTCCTTTCGAGATGCCGGCAACCACTATTGAGCAAGATAGCACAAAATAA
- a CDS encoding Molybdopterin biosynthesis protein MoeB — MKNSWQERTELLLSDKIELLRSANVLVVGLGGVGAYAAEMVARAGVGRMTIVDGDVVSPTNINRQLVALQSTVGAAKADILAARLRDINPDLELTSLKIYVKDELTDELLDRERFDFVVDAIDTLAPKAALIEGALRRGFPLVSSMGAGAKTDPTRVEIKDISKTHHCPLAHMLRKRLHKMGIRKGFKAVFSAEQVREGAMILCEEQNKKSNVGTISYMPAVFGCAAASIVIRSLLGEMDE; from the coding sequence ATGAAAAACAGTTGGCAAGAGAGAACTGAGTTGCTGCTCAGTGATAAAATTGAGTTGTTGCGTAGCGCAAATGTGTTGGTTGTTGGGCTTGGCGGGGTTGGGGCGTATGCTGCCGAGATGGTTGCCCGTGCCGGTGTGGGCAGGATGACAATAGTGGACGGCGATGTGGTTTCGCCAACCAATATTAATCGCCAACTCGTAGCTTTACAATCTACTGTGGGTGCAGCAAAGGCAGATATTTTGGCGGCGCGTCTGAGAGATATAAACCCCGATTTGGAACTCACATCTCTCAAAATCTATGTTAAGGACGAACTCACTGATGAGCTATTGGATAGGGAACGATTTGATTTTGTTGTAGATGCTATCGACACACTTGCGCCCAAGGCTGCTCTGATTGAGGGTGCTCTGCGGCGTGGCTTTCCATTAGTCAGTTCAATGGGGGCGGGTGCAAAGACTGACCCTACGCGGGTGGAAATCAAAGATATATCCAAAACTCACCATTGTCCACTGGCGCATATGTTGCGCAAGAGGTTGCACAAAATGGGCATTCGCAAGGGATTCAAGGCGGTATTTTCGGCAGAGCAGGTGCGAGAGGGTGCGATGATACTCTGCGAGGAGCAGAACAAAAAGTCGAACGTGGGAACTATCTCTTATATGCCTGCGGTCTTTGGATGTGCAGCAGCATCGATTGTTATTCGCTCCCTTTTGGGCGAGATGGACGAATGA
- a CDS encoding UDP-N-acetylmuramoylalanyl-D-glutamyl-2,6-diamin opimelate--D-alanyl-D-alanine ligase: MEALQRWAAYHRSKYEGSVIAITGSNGKTVVKEWFAQLWDSQKNGKLFRSPRSYNSQLGVALSLLMIEGDERVAFIEAGISQPGEMERLRQMIRPNVGVLTNIGDAHLQNFSSTAELESEKMLLFADCPLLIKADCTIQDINSQNLDLVLSIYRKLGLHHKPQQEIESLAMRLEIKEGINNSTIINDSYINDLASLTIALDYQNRLPKQRRVLIFSELEGGDYAQAAAIIARNNLDLFVGIGEGVFENRALFPTQSYFYKTTGDFFNLFDNKLISDSTILLKGSRKFAFEKISAHLSAKSHTTFMEVDLEQMAENLNRHRALLAKDCRTMAMVKANSYGSGSVEVAAMLERQKVDYLAVAYTDEGVTLRNGGIKTPIVVLNADPASYDAMVEANLEPEIYSLSSLLSFISTTRRYGLSSYPVHIKLDTGMHRLGFLENEIGELHKIISNQSYIKVASIFSHLAAADDPAQDEFTEGQIAKFRTMASELPAALWHICNSAGIERFPQAHFDMVRLGIGLYKDAISLKTRIVQIKNIAKDETIGYGRWGVAHKGMRLAILPIGYADGLNRRLGRGVGKVNVNGALCPIVGNVCMDTVMVDVSKVDCIEGDEAVIFGNSPAVEQVAAWLDTISYEVLTSVSSRIKRVYIN; encoded by the coding sequence TTGGAGGCATTGCAGAGATGGGCGGCATATCATCGTTCCAAGTATGAAGGAAGTGTTATTGCAATCACCGGGAGCAATGGTAAAACAGTCGTAAAAGAGTGGTTTGCACAACTTTGGGACAGTCAGAAAAACGGCAAGTTGTTCCGTAGTCCACGAAGTTACAATTCGCAACTTGGTGTGGCGCTGTCGCTTTTGATGATTGAGGGAGACGAACGTGTGGCATTTATTGAGGCGGGGATTTCTCAGCCGGGCGAGATGGAACGGCTGCGACAGATGATTCGTCCGAATGTGGGGGTGCTCACAAATATTGGTGATGCTCATCTTCAAAATTTTTCGTCGACGGCGGAGTTGGAGTCGGAAAAAATGTTGTTATTTGCAGATTGTCCGCTGTTGATAAAGGCAGATTGCACGATTCAGGATATTAACTCTCAAAATCTTGACCTAGTTCTGAGTATTTATCGCAAACTTGGCTTGCACCATAAACCGCAGCAAGAGATCGAGTCACTTGCAATGAGGCTCGAAATAAAAGAGGGGATTAACAACAGTACAATTATTAATGATAGCTATATCAATGATTTAGCATCGCTAACTATTGCTCTCGACTACCAAAACCGGTTGCCGAAACAGAGGCGTGTATTGATATTTTCGGAACTTGAAGGTGGGGACTACGCGCAGGCGGCTGCAATAATTGCGCGCAACAACTTAGATTTGTTCGTCGGCATCGGTGAAGGTGTGTTTGAAAATAGAGCGCTCTTTCCTACTCAATCATATTTTTATAAAACGACAGGCGATTTTTTTAATTTATTTGATAATAAACTAATTAGCGACAGCACTATTTTATTGAAGGGCAGTCGCAAATTCGCTTTTGAAAAAATATCTGCCCACCTTTCTGCCAAGAGCCACACGACCTTTATGGAGGTGGATTTGGAGCAGATGGCAGAGAATTTGAACCGTCATCGTGCACTACTTGCCAAAGATTGCAGGACAATGGCAATGGTTAAAGCCAACTCTTATGGCAGCGGAAGTGTGGAGGTCGCCGCGATGCTAGAGAGGCAAAAAGTTGATTATTTGGCAGTTGCATACACTGACGAGGGAGTTACACTGAGAAATGGAGGCATAAAAACACCTATCGTGGTGCTCAATGCCGACCCCGCAAGCTATGATGCTATGGTGGAGGCAAACCTCGAACCTGAAATATATTCGCTGTCCTCTCTGCTAAGTTTCATCTCTACGACTCGGAGATATGGACTATCATCGTATCCGGTACATATTAAGTTGGATACGGGAATGCACCGCCTCGGTTTCTTGGAGAATGAAATCGGCGAATTGCACAAAATTATTAGTAATCAATCATATATAAAAGTCGCCTCCATTTTTTCTCACTTGGCAGCGGCGGACGACCCGGCTCAGGATGAGTTTACTGAAGGGCAGATAGCTAAATTCCGCACAATGGCATCCGAGCTGCCCGCGGCATTGTGGCACATTTGCAACAGTGCGGGGATTGAACGTTTTCCGCAGGCGCATTTTGATATGGTACGACTCGGAATTGGTCTCTATAAAGATGCCATTTCACTGAAAACTCGCATTGTTCAAATAAAAAATATCGCTAAAGATGAGACTATTGGTTACGGAAGGTGGGGAGTAGCTCACAAGGGGATGCGCCTTGCAATTTTGCCAATAGGATATGCGGACGGCTTGAATCGCAGGCTGGGTAGAGGTGTTGGAAAAGTCAATGTTAATGGTGCGCTCTGCCCTATTGTCGGCAATGTATGTATGGATACTGTGATGGTGGATGTTAGCAAGGTTGATTGCATAGAGGGAGACGAGGCTGTCATTTTTGGAAATAGCCCTGCAGTGGAGCAAGTTGCAGCGTGGCTCGACACTATTTCCTACGAGGTGCTTACTTCGGTGAGCTCGCGCATTAAACGTGTCTATATAAACTAA
- a CDS encoding S-adenosylmethionine synthetase, with translation MSYLYTSESVSEGHPDKVSDQISDAILDEFLKQDPQSKVACETLCTTGLVVVSGEVKSDAYVDIQGTVREVIEKIGYNNADLMFESKSCGVLSAIHEQSPDINQGVERATEEEQGAGDQGMMFGYATNETAALMPATAMLSHIILQELSKIRRQGKVMTYLRPDAKSQVTIEYDDNNKPQRVHTIVVSTQHADCVEVSQIKTDIQNILMPRVKSRLADAGDHLLELIKDDYILYVNPTGKFVIGGPAGDTGLTGRKIIVDTYGGRSGHGGGAFSGKDSSKVDRSAAYAMRYIAKNLVAAGVAEQVQVQVAYAIGVAEPVSLYVNTFGTSKVAMKDGEIAAKLKGLFDLRPAKIVSKFGLKKPIFYPTASYGHFGREPYVENGVQFFGWELLDSVDMLRKEFGI, from the coding sequence ATGAGTTATCTTTATACGTCCGAATCGGTCTCCGAGGGACATCCTGACAAAGTATCAGACCAAATTTCAGACGCAATTCTTGATGAATTTTTGAAGCAAGACCCACAATCGAAAGTTGCCTGTGAAACACTATGTACAACCGGATTGGTTGTTGTAAGCGGCGAAGTTAAATCGGATGCCTATGTAGATATTCAAGGTACGGTGCGTGAGGTCATCGAAAAGATAGGTTACAACAATGCCGACCTGATGTTCGAGAGTAAATCGTGCGGTGTACTTTCGGCTATTCACGAGCAATCACCGGATATAAATCAAGGAGTTGAGCGCGCCACCGAAGAGGAGCAAGGAGCGGGCGACCAGGGTATGATGTTCGGTTATGCAACAAACGAAACCGCAGCACTGATGCCTGCAACAGCAATGCTCTCGCACATTATCCTGCAAGAGTTATCAAAAATTCGCCGCCAGGGCAAGGTTATGACCTACCTCCGCCCCGATGCCAAATCACAAGTGACCATCGAATATGATGACAACAATAAACCGCAACGGGTTCATACGATTGTTGTTTCTACACAACACGCTGATTGCGTGGAGGTTTCGCAAATAAAAACAGACATTCAGAATATCCTGATGCCGCGTGTGAAGAGTCGCCTGGCAGATGCCGGTGACCACCTATTGGAGTTGATTAAGGACGACTATATTCTATATGTAAACCCGACCGGCAAATTCGTAATCGGAGGACCGGCAGGGGATACCGGTTTGACCGGGCGCAAAATCATCGTGGATACCTATGGCGGACGCAGCGGACACGGTGGCGGTGCATTCTCGGGCAAGGACAGCAGCAAGGTAGATCGCTCCGCAGCGTATGCTATGCGCTACATTGCCAAGAATTTAGTGGCAGCAGGTGTGGCAGAACAGGTGCAGGTGCAGGTGGCATACGCTATCGGCGTGGCAGAGCCTGTGAGCCTCTACGTTAATACCTTCGGCACGTCTAAGGTGGCAATGAAAGATGGCGAGATTGCAGCGAAGCTCAAAGGGTTGTTCGACTTGCGCCCTGCGAAAATCGTATCCAAGTTCGGCTTAAAAAAGCCAATCTTCTATCCTACCGCATCCTACGGGCACTTTGGGCGTGAACCATATGTGGAGAACGGAGTGCAGTTTTTTGGTTGGGAGCTGCTCGATTCTGTAGATATGCTTCGCAAAGAGTTTGGAATTTAA
- a CDS encoding Glycosyltransferase codes for MKFLIIHNVYSRSGGEEGVVRMQQHVLESHGHTVLRYERRHGEVSKIASFFTAIYNPRSVRDIRRICLSEKPDAAIIHNLFPVISAAVIAELKLHNIKVSMTLHNYRLICPNGLFYTNGQVCEQCGASKSVIPCIKKRCEGSLAGSVAWAMRSFFAKKYFKKVDTFLALTDFQRGKLLEYTDIAAERIAIIPNCIELGDCHKSQITTDDNLRDTKEENQLCWLNHNYIGFVGRLSPEKGIKLLFQIARLLPQKQFKVAGEKADNFSMRDMPENIELLGFLNKEELAKFYARADKIVSTSSCYETFPLAVIEAMYHNATVVVPQWAAFPAIVGDCGVLYKPNCTTDLAAKLMQKYDFQDKPHRRVVENYNTEQYYTNIMRSIE; via the coding sequence ATGAAATTTTTGATAATCCATAATGTTTATAGCAGAAGCGGAGGAGAAGAGGGTGTTGTCCGGATGCAGCAACACGTTCTCGAATCTCACGGGCATACGGTTCTGCGATATGAGCGCCGCCACGGCGAGGTTTCCAAAATAGCCTCCTTTTTCACGGCAATATATAACCCGCGGTCAGTGAGAGACATACGCCGTATTTGCCTGAGCGAAAAACCCGATGCCGCAATAATACACAACCTCTTTCCTGTGATTTCGGCAGCAGTAATTGCAGAGCTTAAGCTCCATAATATCAAAGTATCAATGACCCTGCACAACTATCGTTTAATATGTCCCAACGGACTTTTTTATACTAACGGACAAGTTTGCGAGCAGTGCGGCGCGAGCAAAAGTGTAATTCCATGCATAAAAAAACGGTGTGAGGGTAGCCTTGCGGGAAGTGTTGCGTGGGCTATGCGTAGTTTTTTTGCAAAAAAATATTTCAAAAAAGTTGATACGTTTTTGGCACTAACTGATTTCCAAAGGGGCAAATTACTAGAATACACCGATATAGCGGCTGAAAGAATAGCAATAATTCCAAATTGCATTGAGCTTGGTGATTGTCACAAATCACAAATCACAACCGACGACAATTTGCGAGATACTAAGGAGGAAAACCAACTATGTTGGTTAAATCACAACTATATCGGTTTTGTCGGCAGACTCAGCCCGGAGAAGGGCATAAAATTGTTGTTCCAGATAGCACGACTACTTCCCCAGAAGCAATTTAAGGTTGCGGGCGAAAAGGCTGATAATTTCTCTATGAGAGATATGCCCGAAAATATAGAGCTGCTTGGTTTTCTCAATAAAGAGGAGCTTGCAAAGTTTTATGCACGGGCGGACAAAATCGTCAGCACGAGCAGCTGTTACGAAACCTTTCCGCTTGCCGTTATCGAGGCTATGTACCACAATGCGACGGTTGTAGTTCCCCAGTGGGCTGCGTTTCCGGCAATTGTGGGTGATTGCGGAGTGCTATATAAACCGAATTGCACGACTGACCTAGCCGCAAAATTAATGCAAAAATATGACTTTCAAGATAAACCACACAGAAGAGTGGTAGAAAATTATAATACGGAGCAATACTACACCAACATTATGCGTTCGATTGAATAG
- a CDS encoding putative stress-induced protein OsmC, translating into MATIKTVYLGELRTQAEHLQSGTKIITDAPTDNQGKGEAFSPTDLLATSLGSCMLTIMGIAARTHGFDIDGTRVTTTKVMGTNPRRVVEVILEMQFPNNYEDKHKRIIEAAAKECPVANSLHPDLKQTVTFIYGK; encoded by the coding sequence ATGGCAACTATTAAAACCGTCTATCTTGGCGAGCTTCGCACTCAAGCTGAGCACCTTCAATCGGGTACAAAAATCATAACCGATGCCCCTACGGACAACCAAGGCAAGGGCGAGGCTTTCTCGCCTACCGACCTGTTAGCCACATCATTGGGTAGTTGTATGCTTACCATTATGGGTATTGCGGCACGCACCCACGGCTTCGACATTGACGGCACACGGGTGACCACAACCAAGGTTATGGGCACTAATCCGAGGCGCGTTGTGGAGGTGATTTTAGAGATGCAATTCCCTAACAATTATGAAGATAAGCACAAACGAATAATCGAGGCGGCAGCCAAGGAGTGTCCGGTGGCAAATTCGCTTCACCCCGATTTGAAGCAGACGGTTACTTTCATCTACGGAAAATAA